In Candidatus Bathyarchaeota archaeon, the genomic window AGCTGGAGGATTACGACCCACTAAGCAGCTCCATAGCCTTCAAGGGTGGAGAGGTCTCCATCTATGTGAGGCGGGCCCCCATGTTCAGGCTATGTGGAGAGAAATATGGCCCCTTCAAGGAGGAGTTGACCAACCTACCCCTCGCCGCGGCGATATTCCTCTTATGCAGGAAGGCTGCGAGGATAGAGAGATGACGGGATATTATGGGAGGCTTCTTGAGGCCTGGATGAGGGAGCTGGAGACAGAAGGTCTTCAGCAACTGCCTGAGGGCTTCTATAGGGAGATGTCCGAGTACGTCTCTAGGCTAAGGGAGCAGACGAGGATGCTGGAGCATGGAACCATGAGGAGCAGGATAGCCCTTAAGGAGAAGGAGTATGCTGAGAGGATGCTCAGGGAGCTGTTCAACACCAGGCTGAGGAAGATGGTTAATATGGAGTTAGAGGGAGTGCAATTGGAGGCCTCAGCGTTGCTGCCAGAGGAGAAGCTCTTCCACTCCGAGCTGAGGAGGATCCTCAACGAGCATGGGGAAAGGCTTAAAAGTATCCTATTAGGTCGTCCTCCCCGCATCGAGGCTAAGCCAACGGGCAGGGGTGCATTCAAGGTGGTAAGGTTCCTCGAGTCTCTCCCGGCCATAATAGGGGTCGATATGAAGACCTATGGGCCCTTTAAGCCCGAGGACGTGGCCTCGATACCCGTCGAGAACGCTGAAAGCCTAATAAGGAGAGGTGCAGCTAAGGAGGTGGAGGTCTCGGAATGAAGGTGCCGAAGTCCATAAACACCTACTGCCCTAGGTGCAAGGCTCACATGGAGTTCTCAGTCTCGATCTACAAGGCGGGGAAGAGGAGAGGAGCCAAGTGGGGTGAGAGGAGGCAGGCCGAGAGGAAGAAGGGCTATGGCGGACAGAAGTATCCGATACAGCATAATCAGGCAAAGGTGACAAAGAAACAGACCCTGAAGCTTGAGTGTAGGAAATGCGGATACATCACACATAGGGAAGGAGTTAGGCTGAAGAAGGTGGAGGTCGAATAGGATGTCCGACTGGGAGAGCCTCATACCCCGCCCCTCTTCAAGGTTCCTCAGGGTTAGGTGCGGGAAGTGCGATGGAGAGCAGATAGTCTTCAGCCATGCAACCCACACAGTCAGATGCAGGACCTGCGGGGAGGTCATAGCTGAACCGACCGGTGGGAAGGCAAGGATAAGGGGCTCGATAGTGGCGGTTCTAGGATGAGGGGGAGGACCATGAGGAGGCCTGAGTTTCCCTCCATAGAGGATCTCGTCGTGGCAACCGTCAAGAGGATAGAGCCCTTCGGGGCCTATGTCTCCCTTGACGAGTATGGGGGAAAGGAGGGTTTCCTGCATATCTCAGAGATCTCCTCAACATGGGTTAAGAATATCAGAAGCCACGTAAGGGAGGGGCAAAAGGTAGTCCTACAGGTGTTGAGGGTTGACCCGGCGAAGGGGCATATAGATCTCTCCCTAAGGAGGGTCACCAAGGATGAGCGAAGGAAGAAGATGGAGGAGTGGAAAAAGGCTAGGAAGGCCGAGATGCTGATTAAGAGCGCGGAGGGGATCCTTAAAATCGGTGAGGAGGAGCTAGGAAAGGCCGTCTCCAAGGTAGTTGAGATATACGGAAGCCTCTACCAAGGGCTGGAGGAGGCCTCGAAGAGGGGGGTCCAAGCCCTCCTCGACGCTGGGGTATCGCCGGATATCGCTGAGGTCCTAGCAAAGATAGCCTCGGAGAAGATCCCAGCCAGATACGTCACGATCTCAGGTACATTCGAGATAGTCTCCATGGGGCCGAGGGGAGTGGAGGAGATAAAGTCTCTATTGCTCGAGGCTGAGAAGATGGCAGGTGAGGATGCGGAGGTTCTAATATATACCCAGGGGGCGCCGAGGTACAAGGTCGAGGTCAAGGCCGAGGATTATAAGAAGGCTGAGGCCATCCTTGAGAAGATAGTTGATTACGCAACCTCTAACTGGGTCGGAAACGAGAGAAGGATATCCTTCACCAGGGGATAGGCAGGAGGGGGTTCCCTGGTCTGGCTCTTGAGAAAATGCACACTTTGCAACAGGTACACACTAAATCAAGAAAGATGTCCATCATGCGGAGGACCATTGAAGATTCCACATCCCGCGAAGTTCTCGATGGATGATCGCTATCAACACTATAGGATGAAGATGCGCAGACTGGCTGAAGTGGAGACGGGACCTAGGAAAGCCGGAGAAGATGATAAAAAAGGAGCCTCCCGAATGAGTGGTTGAGTCTCCTATGAAATCCGTGAAAAGCTTTATTTCATGATGCGCGACATTCTAAGTGAAATGTCGAGGAGCTATATCAAGATTTATGGCCCTCCGGTGCTGAGGGCGATAAAGGCCCTGGAGTCCGTTGCTGTGGAGATGTCGAAATCCATAGAGCTCAAGTTTAGCAATCGATGCATCCCATACCCCGGGCCGAGACATGAGACACTAGAGTGGCAAAGGTATATCGAAGGACTGAAGCAGACCTATGTCGAGTGCTACGAGCCGGTGAGGCTCATCAGCGACGCCCATGAAATGCTGGGCGATTACGACTTCTTCTTTGAATGGAGTGATAAGCCTAAGATTGATCAGCTAATGGACCTTGTAGGGAAGATAGATAATGCTCTAAGAGGTCTAGGATGCCTTTATACTATCACAACAAAATGAACAATATAAAAAATACCATATTTCTTTACAAAATTTAAATTATACATAACTAAGAAAAATAAAAAAGATCATCTGTTTTGTATAATAATTTTCTAATTTTTCGATGTACAGAAACTTAAATCGTAGGTTACTCTAATTGCTGTTTATTAATGGACCATTCCGAGTCTGTGGAGTTCCTCCTTAAATACGGATAGGGTTCTCTTTAGGTTTATTTGTCTCTCTACATATTGTTCCCCTGTTAATTCTCCCCTCCGCAATTCATCTTCTAATTCGATAAGTTGTCTCTCAACCTCATTTATCCTCCTCCTCAGCATATCCGCATATGTGGTGGCCGTTGCCAGCTCAGGCCATAGGGGTTCTAGATCTGCCCTTATGGCTCCATCTTGGATTCTCAGTATCCTACCCGCCGCCCTGGCCACGGCCGGGTCATGGGTGACCATTATTACGGTCTTCCCGAGTTCTCTGTTCACCCTCGATAGATAATCCACAACCAATCTCGCCGTTGCTGTGTCCAGCTCCCCTGTTGGCTCATCGGCCAAGATGAGGGGTGGATCATTGGCTAGGGCTGCCGCTATGGCTACCCTCTGTTGCTCACCTCCGCTCAGCTCCCCGGGCTTGTGGTTCCATCTCTCCCTTAACCCAATTACATCGATGAGCTCCTCGACCCTCCTCATCCTCTTTGGCTTCGGTACTCCAAGGGCGATCATGGGCAGCTCTATGTTCTCTGCTGCGGTCAAGGTCGGGATCAGATTCATCGTCTGAAAGATATGGCCCACCATTCTCCTCCGGTACTCCACAAGCTCCCCTGGGTTGAGATTCGTTACCTCGGTGTTGAAGACCCTAGCATATCCCGCCGTGGCCCTGTCCAGTCCCCCCAAGATGTTGAGGAGGGTGGTCTTGCCTGAGCCCGATGGGCCGATTATGGCGACCATCTCCCCCTCTTCCACCTTCATGCTCAGCCCCCTAAGGGCTTGAATCTCCAGAGCCCCAACCCTGTATACCTTCACGAGATCTTTCACCACTATTTCCATCTGGTCCACCAGCCTCGATCATTCCTCCTGGGTCCAAATGGGGTGGAGGGATATCCGCCTCGCCGCGAATAGGATCGGGATAACCACCGAGATTAGGATCAATCCTAAGACGGCTGAGAGGCTGAGCTGAGCCCCTACTGGAAACACTATTCGCCTCTCAATGGAGGCCTGTGAAATAGAATTGAACATCTCAATCTCGCCTCTGAGTAATATGTAGCCCACAGCTGATCCGAGAAGGATGGCTAAAAGGGTGGAGGAGAGGTATTCAACTGCTAGGATGGAGGCGAGCTGTCTCTCGGAGAATCCTCGAATAGCCATAACAACTATCTCCTTCCATCTGCTTCTCAAGCCCGTTGAGACAACTAGAGCCACCCCGACAGAGGATATGATCGATGCTATGTAAACCCCTATCTCCTCTATCCTACGTGAGCCCGTGAGGAAGATATTCGATGATGCCTCCATCAGCTTAAGTTCGGCTATGTCAACCCCCTCAATGTTAGGGTCCAAGGCCCCGACAGTTTCGCTGAAGGTATAAGGATCGATATCCTCCCTAAGCTTTACAAGGATCCTAACCCGTTTTATATCAGACTCCTCGATCCTGTCCAGGAAAGATAAAGGAACATAGACGGTCGGGTTTTGAATAGTCCATCCCATCGGATGCCTCTTTCCGAATAGGCCGACTATTGTAAGGGTGTGGACCCTCGTTCCAAGCTTTATCAGCATCGTGTCGTTGAGCTCAGCTCCCAGGCGTTCGGCTGCCCCCCTCTCCAGCATCGCGGTGGTCTCAGAGGAGTTCATCCTCTCCAGAACCTCAACCCCCTCAATCCATCCCTCCTCAATATAGGCCACATCTCTCCACATATTAGGGTCCACTGCCCTTATGGGTATCATACCTAAGGCGCTATCTGCCTCAAGCCAGGCCTCGACTGCTGTGCCGAGGACTCCATCTAGTTTCGCGATCCTATCATCAAGCTCCTCAGCTCCCCTCCATGAGAAGAGCCATATGGAGGCATCGGCCCCAACGGTCATCCTTATCGTTCGGGCCATAAAGTCTTCAGAGCTTGCGACGCTTCCCACCATCGATAAACTATAGCTCATTACGACCGCGAGTAATAGGGTTGAGGAGGCGACCCGCCTCAGATCTCTATGAGCCCTCAGGGTTGATATGGAGGAGAGATCCCCGACTACAAAACCAGCCACCCTCCCAATGAGTTCATGGGGCCTCCTGGAGAGCTGGATGAGCAGCTTGATTGAGCCGTAGAGGAATAGTATCGGGCCGATATATGTGAGTATCAGGTCAACCCCCCACCAGGTGGAGTATAAGAGGAAGATCACAAAATTATCCGTTAGAGGGGCGAACATGTCCACGTTGAGGCCAAGAATCAGCATGGCTAACTTATATCCCCCGAGGAACAGAGCTATGAAGGGCCCTTCCCGAGATATCTTCTCCTCCGAGTCCGAGAGGTATGGCCCTCTTAGAGATTCAATGAGGTTCATCTTCATCGCCTTCTGGGCCGGGCCGTAGATGGATAGGGTGGAGAGGGAGAGGCTGAGAAGGAGGGATATGGAGATCGTGGCTGGGGCTGGTGGAGGAGGCAGCCCCCAACCGGGGTTTGGCAATACCGTGAGGGTGAGAACCCAGCCCATAATGAGCCCGGATAATCCCGCCATGAAGCCCGTCAAGATAGCCTCGAAGACCAGTATCTTGAAGACCTGCCTCCTCCTCATCCCCCTTGTGAGGAGGAGGGCCACCTCCCTTCTCCTCATATCTAGGGCTACATCTGATACGGTCATGCCGAGATACCATGATGCGAAGAAGACCGGCATGGCTACGAGGATAGTGCTTATCCTCAATCCAGACGAGTTCGCCCTGACGACCTCTAGTAGCTGCCCTAGGTAGTTCACAGGTACATACATGTATTGCGCCCCCGCGCTGTTTACCCTCTCGAATACCTGTTTGACGGAGATCTCAGACGCCTCCATGCTCCATGGGTTGATGAGACTCCTTCTGTCAAGCTCTATGATCAAATCAGCCCTCATCACCCTCGTTGGGAGCCTCCCCTCAGAATAGATTGAGTCTAGGAAGGCCAGTAGAGTCTCCTCACTTATTATAAGAAGCCTATAGGGGGGTCTCCTCTCAGGGCCTGCTCCCAGCATTACTGAGCGGAGGAGGAGGGGGAATCTCCCCGTAACCACTGAGAAGAGATCCTCATCTATCCTCGCGGATCCTCCAACGGGTAGGGTGAAGAATCTGGGCTCAAATCCGGCGACGATGCTGTAGGGAAGCCAGGTAGATATCTTGAGGGTGATGTTCTCCCCGATCCTGAGATCCGAGGCCTCGGCCGAGCCAGCCTCTACATACGCCTTCCCGGCCTCAAGCTCCTCAACACCCTTAACCCTCCCCAACAGGCTGGAGTTTCTTCTGAAGGCTATGATGGTGAGAGAAGCCTCAACGTCTGAAACATTAAGCTCTGCCTCAACCCTAATGATGTGGTCCACGCTCTTAACCCCCTCTACTTCTCGGATCCTCCTCATAACCTCGTCTATGGCCAGTTGAGTGAAGTTCCTACCCTCCGCCGTGGAGACTATGTCAAGCTCCGAGGCGGTTAGAACCTTATTCAACATGGCTGCCCCGACGGCATCAGCGCCTTGGAGAACCCCTGAGAAGAAGGTGACAGCAAGAGCTACGCTCAGGAATAGGGGGATGAAAACGGCCACGCCCCTCACTATCCTCTTCGCGGCGTAGCTGAGCATACATTATATTGAAGGAAAAACTCAATAAAAACATTTAGATAATGAAAGTTTTTCCTAAAGATAACGAGAACAAAATTTATTATTTTAAATAATTTTTTTCGGTTATTATTTTAATCGATCTATTCAAATTTTCTTAAAATTAAATAATTTGAAAGAAGTAATTTAAAATATGATAAATAACAGCATAGATCAATATTCACTAACATCTTATTCAATTTAATTCCTTTAAAAACTAAAAAATTTAGGCCCTTATTAAACCTGTTCCTAGAATCGGCTAATAGCCCCTTTTAAAATTAAGGGGAAATGGCGTAACCGTTAACTTACCAGCAGTATTGCCACTATCAGTCCATAGATGGCCAGCCCCTCACCGAGGGCCACGAAGAGTAGGGACCAGATCGACAGCTCGGGTCTCTGGAGGAGCATCTCCGAGCCCGCCTTCACCGCCGCCACTATACACAGGGCGGCTGCGAAGGCTGCGCCGATCATGGTCAAGGCCCCCATAAGAGAGCGAAGGGCCTCTACCTCCATCAAACCACTCTCACCTCCTAAGATTGTTACAAGCAATATTATAAGGGTAATTACGATTATTGGTATTATTCCTATTGTTTTTACATCCTCTAATGCTCCTTTTGTGCCTTTTTCACCACTCCCGCTTGTCGCAATCGATGTTGAAAGCAGTAGTCCAAAGAAGAGGAGGATTCCTAATAACAGCGTCGTTAATGTTGAAAACTGTCCTATCATCATAAGACTTATTATAAATCCATAAATTAGAATCAGAGAACCGATGATGTTGAGGGAAACTCCCCATATTGAGTGTCTTCCCCTTTCAACAGTTGCAGAGGCGTTAATTGTTGTAGCATGGGTTATGCACCAAGCAGCCGCTATGATACTACTTGCAATGGTTATCGCGATGGAGAAAAGGTTATCGATGGTCACCACCCCCCCAAATTCGGAGCATCCTAGGGATGTTCTTCGGCTTCATTTGACGCTCCCCACCTGTTTTCCTAAGAATCGATCCTTAGATCTATATAT contains:
- a CDS encoding 50S ribosomal protein L44e; the protein is MKVPKSINTYCPRCKAHMEFSVSIYKAGKRRGAKWGERRQAERKKGYGGQKYPIQHNQAKVTKKQTLKLECRKCGYITHREGVRLKKVEVE
- a CDS encoding translation initiation factor IF-2 subunit alpha, which gives rise to MRGRTMRRPEFPSIEDLVVATVKRIEPFGAYVSLDEYGGKEGFLHISEISSTWVKNIRSHVREGQKVVLQVLRVDPAKGHIDLSLRRVTKDERRKKMEEWKKARKAEMLIKSAEGILKIGEEELGKAVSKVVEIYGSLYQGLEEASKRGVQALLDAGVSPDIAEVLAKIASEKIPARYVTISGTFEIVSMGPRGVEEIKSLLLEAEKMAGEDAEVLIYTQGAPRYKVEVKAEDYKKAEAILEKIVDYATSNWVGNERRISFTRG
- a CDS encoding ABC transporter permease: MLSYAAKRIVRGVAVFIPLFLSVALAVTFFSGVLQGADAVGAAMLNKVLTASELDIVSTAEGRNFTQLAIDEVMRRIREVEGVKSVDHIIRVEAELNVSDVEASLTIIAFRRNSSLLGRVKGVEELEAGKAYVEAGSAEASDLRIGENITLKISTWLPYSIVAGFEPRFFTLPVGGSARIDEDLFSVVTGRFPLLLRSVMLGAGPERRPPYRLLIISEETLLAFLDSIYSEGRLPTRVMRADLIIELDRRSLINPWSMEASEISVKQVFERVNSAGAQYMYVPVNYLGQLLEVVRANSSGLRISTILVAMPVFFASWYLGMTVSDVALDMRRREVALLLTRGMRRRQVFKILVFEAILTGFMAGLSGLIMGWVLTLTVLPNPGWGLPPPPAPATISISLLLSLSLSTLSIYGPAQKAMKMNLIESLRGPYLSDSEEKISREGPFIALFLGGYKLAMLILGLNVDMFAPLTDNFVIFLLYSTWWGVDLILTYIGPILFLYGSIKLLIQLSRRPHELIGRVAGFVVGDLSSISTLRAHRDLRRVASSTLLLAVVMSYSLSMVGSVASSEDFMARTIRMTVGADASIWLFSWRGAEELDDRIAKLDGVLGTAVEAWLEADSALGMIPIRAVDPNMWRDVAYIEEGWIEGVEVLERMNSSETTAMLERGAAERLGAELNDTMLIKLGTRVHTLTIVGLFGKRHPMGWTIQNPTVYVPLSFLDRIEESDIKRVRILVKLREDIDPYTFSETVGALDPNIEGVDIAELKLMEASSNIFLTGSRRIEEIGVYIASIISSVGVALVVSTGLRSRWKEIVVMAIRGFSERQLASILAVEYLSSTLLAILLGSAVGYILLRGEIEMFNSISQASIERRIVFPVGAQLSLSAVLGLILISVVIPILFAARRISLHPIWTQEE
- a CDS encoding 30S ribosomal protein S27e; the protein is MSDWESLIPRPSSRFLRVRCGKCDGEQIVFSHATHTVRCRTCGEVIAEPTGGKARIRGSIVAVLG
- a CDS encoding ABC transporter ATP-binding protein, whose protein sequence is MEIVVKDLVKVYRVGALEIQALRGLSMKVEEGEMVAIIGPSGSGKTTLLNILGGLDRATAGYARVFNTEVTNLNPGELVEYRRRMVGHIFQTMNLIPTLTAAENIELPMIALGVPKPKRMRRVEELIDVIGLRERWNHKPGELSGGEQQRVAIAAALANDPPLILADEPTGELDTATARLVVDYLSRVNRELGKTVIMVTHDPAVARAAGRILRIQDGAIRADLEPLWPELATATTYADMLRRRINEVERQLIELEDELRRGELTGEQYVERQINLKRTLSVFKEELHRLGMVH
- a CDS encoding RNA-protein complex protein Nop10, producing MVWLLRKCTLCNRYTLNQERCPSCGGPLKIPHPAKFSMDDRYQHYRMKMRRLAEVETGPRKAGEDDKKGASRMSG
- a CDS encoding DNA replication complex GINS family protein; this translates as MTGYYGRLLEAWMRELETEGLQQLPEGFYREMSEYVSRLREQTRMLEHGTMRSRIALKEKEYAERMLRELFNTRLRKMVNMELEGVQLEASALLPEEKLFHSELRRILNEHGERLKSILLGRPPRIEAKPTGRGAFKVVRFLESLPAIIGVDMKTYGPFKPEDVASIPVENAESLIRRGAAKEVEVSE